One window from the genome of Pedococcus badiiscoriae encodes:
- a CDS encoding VTT domain-containing protein, whose amino-acid sequence MSGIINGLVNQVLGAPPWLVYLIVGAVVFAEDALFVGFVLPGETLAIVGGVTASVGHTSLAGVLVVVIVAAVVGDSVGFEIGRMFGPRILGMKMLKRRRQKLESAQDFLRRRGGSAVFLGRWTAFFRAVMPALAGLSGMKYRVFLPWNAAGGIAWGATAVTAGYLAGESYHRVEKWLGRGAAAIVGLVVVVALVVWAIRRHRAQPAE is encoded by the coding sequence GTGAGCGGAATCATCAATGGCCTGGTGAACCAGGTCCTCGGGGCACCTCCGTGGCTGGTCTACCTCATCGTCGGGGCGGTGGTGTTCGCCGAGGACGCCCTGTTCGTGGGGTTCGTGCTCCCGGGCGAGACGCTGGCGATCGTCGGCGGGGTCACCGCCAGCGTGGGCCACACCTCCCTCGCCGGGGTCCTGGTGGTCGTGATCGTCGCGGCGGTGGTCGGTGACTCGGTGGGCTTCGAGATCGGGCGCATGTTCGGGCCACGGATCCTCGGCATGAAGATGCTGAAGCGGCGACGTCAGAAGCTCGAGTCGGCCCAGGACTTCCTGCGACGTCGGGGAGGTTCGGCGGTGTTCCTCGGCCGCTGGACGGCGTTCTTCCGGGCCGTCATGCCGGCGCTCGCAGGACTCTCCGGCATGAAGTACCGGGTGTTCCTGCCGTGGAACGCGGCGGGCGGGATCGCCTGGGGTGCCACGGCGGTCACGGCCGGCTACCTCGCGGGCGAGTCCTACCACCGGGTCGAGAAGTGGCTGGGACGTGGCGCGGCAGCCATCGTGGGGCTCGTCGTGGTGGTGGCCCTGGTGGTGTGGGCGATCCGCCGACACCGGGCACAGCCCGCCGAGTGA
- the upp gene encoding uracil phosphoribosyltransferase gives MRVHVADHPLITHKLTYLRDKRTDSPTFRRLAEELVTLLAYEATRDVRVEPFEIETPVAPTTGIKLSNPKPLIVPILRAGLGMLEGMVRLLPSAEVGFLGMQRNEETLEAITYANRLPDDLKGRQCYVVDPMLATGGTLVDAIRYLADRGADDITAVTLLAAPEGVKHVEEALADLTIPITIVTGAMDERLNDKGYIVPGLGDAGDRLYGVV, from the coding sequence ATGCGCGTCCACGTTGCCGACCACCCGCTCATCACGCACAAGCTGACCTACCTGCGCGACAAGCGCACGGACAGCCCGACCTTCCGGCGGCTGGCCGAGGAGCTCGTGACGTTGCTGGCCTATGAGGCGACCCGCGACGTGCGCGTGGAGCCGTTCGAGATCGAGACCCCGGTGGCGCCGACCACGGGCATCAAGCTGTCGAACCCGAAGCCGCTCATCGTGCCGATCCTGCGCGCCGGACTCGGGATGCTCGAGGGGATGGTGCGCCTGCTGCCGAGCGCCGAGGTCGGCTTCCTGGGCATGCAGCGCAACGAGGAGACGCTCGAGGCGATCACCTACGCCAACCGCCTGCCCGACGACCTCAAGGGTCGCCAGTGCTACGTCGTCGACCCCATGCTCGCCACCGGCGGCACCCTGGTCGACGCCATCCGCTACCTCGCCGACCGCGGCGCCGACGACATCACGGCCGTGACGCTGCTGGCCGCGCCCGAGGGCGTCAAGCACGTCGAGGAGGCACTCGCCGACCTCACCATCCCGATCACGATCGTGACGGGCGCGATGGACGAGCGACTCAACGACAAGGGCTACATCGTGCCTGGCCTCGGGGACGCAGGCGACCGGCTCTACGGCGTCGTCTGA
- a CDS encoding PH domain-containing protein produces MAAPDRRHEELDRYLLDGERLVTAVHQHWVKVAEPVGSAVLAGLVAVWVDAHVYPALGFLATATWWAWFAVVARMAYRLAQWRHDWFVATDKRLLLFYGFITRKVSMMPLMKVTDMSYERSVPGRILGYGRFVMESAGQDQALHKVNWVPSPDEHYRAICSEIFAVGDHRRPPVDPDDHWPGGWDGTPDGLPDPYAGWDDARHSPRLPRLASDDPSDSLYRSPDLSARDRSADTGPIPIRPRRDWPED; encoded by the coding sequence ATGGCTGCGCCCGATCGGCGCCACGAGGAGCTCGACCGCTACCTGTTGGACGGCGAGCGCCTCGTCACGGCGGTCCACCAGCACTGGGTCAAGGTCGCCGAGCCCGTCGGCTCGGCAGTCCTCGCCGGCCTCGTCGCCGTCTGGGTGGACGCGCACGTCTACCCCGCCCTGGGGTTCCTCGCCACGGCCACCTGGTGGGCGTGGTTCGCGGTCGTCGCCCGGATGGCCTACCGGCTGGCGCAGTGGCGGCACGACTGGTTCGTGGCCACCGACAAGCGGCTGCTCCTCTTCTACGGCTTCATCACCCGGAAGGTGTCGATGATGCCGTTGATGAAGGTCACCGACATGTCCTACGAGCGGTCCGTGCCAGGGCGGATCCTCGGCTACGGCCGGTTCGTCATGGAGTCGGCCGGCCAGGACCAGGCGCTGCACAAGGTCAACTGGGTCCCGTCCCCCGACGAGCACTACCGAGCCATCTGCTCGGAGATCTTCGCCGTGGGCGACCACCGGCGTCCCCCGGTGGACCCGGACGACCACTGGCCCGGCGGCTGGGACGGCACCCCGGACGGCCTACCCGATCCGTATGCCGGCTGGGACGACGCCCGCCACTCCCCGCGGCTCCCTCGGCTGGCCTCGGATGATCCCTCGGACTCGCTCTATCGCAGCCCGGACCTGTCGGCCCGCGACCGGTCCGCCGACACCGGTCCGATCCCGATCCGGCCGCGACGGGACTGGCCCGAGGACTGA
- a CDS encoding phosphatase PAP2 family protein produces MPFTLLLLFVESHFAPLLRADNGARDGLHSYALTHPFFVTLMRIASNSGSALAWQVVTVVLAAALLWRRQIRLALFVIITNLGSSLINGFVKTATNRARPVVAHPLLHEPGKSFPSGHAQAAIVGYGVLLLVVLPYLHGAWRRVVVAVAVFMVLAIGFSRVALAAHYISDVLAAYLLGLAWVAVMASVFHVWRRAKASAPPEGATVPDPERRSDPSTEPGSLTS; encoded by the coding sequence GTGCCGTTCACCCTGCTGCTCCTGTTCGTCGAGTCGCACTTTGCGCCGTTGCTGAGGGCCGACAACGGCGCCCGGGACGGCCTGCACAGCTACGCCCTGACCCACCCGTTCTTCGTCACGCTCATGCGGATCGCCAGCAACTCCGGGTCGGCCCTGGCCTGGCAGGTGGTCACCGTCGTCCTCGCCGCGGCTCTGCTCTGGCGCAGGCAGATCCGCCTGGCCCTGTTCGTCATCATCACGAACCTGGGCTCCTCCCTGATCAACGGCTTCGTCAAGACCGCCACCAACCGCGCACGCCCGGTCGTGGCCCACCCCCTGCTGCACGAGCCCGGCAAGAGCTTCCCCAGCGGCCACGCCCAAGCGGCCATCGTCGGCTACGGCGTCCTCCTTCTCGTCGTGCTGCCGTACCTGCACGGCGCCTGGCGCCGGGTCGTGGTCGCCGTCGCGGTGTTCATGGTGCTCGCCATCGGGTTCTCGCGCGTCGCCCTCGCAGCCCACTACATCTCCGACGTCCTGGCCGCCTACCTTCTCGGGCTGGCCTGGGTCGCGGTCATGGCGTCGGTCTTCCACGTATGGCGGCGCGCCAAGGCGTCCGCCCCACCAGAAGGCGCGACCGTCCCTGACCCGGAGCGCCGGTCCGATCCCTCCACCGAACCAGGAAGTCTCACCTCGTGA
- a CDS encoding FG-GAP-like repeat-containing protein: MSVNRGPARTGARGAAAWGRRVAALAVGALAVFPVAAGASVAAAADPMGPVLTSVSVDPASLGPDQVGQLHYTATSADPLARVSVRYQNSPAFPFTSDPAATPPLDGTIPVSFPQGAHNGTVGVAMVALTDTAGRTSTWAANGSVSYAGGASGPTTASVSFAAAAVTLAGFTEDVQPPVLTAVRVAGPAALTVGDTLTVHYDATDASLLSRTSVALYNQLANSTRVIRLTAPDAPASGNWTAPIDNSWANGAWHVQTVALTDRYNQSAVYNATGTGTYTPGGAFNHTVDFSGATFSLSGSSADYEPPVITAIGPAPKLAAMNGTLSIPFTATDASGVVGYLGVRLTSSSGRQFLLQGSDLPLNGTVTGTVTPTPTPDYGPFTVTDVWVQDRAGVERHYYANGTQTVNGVAVDNHSLNLGALTTTVTDPPIMHSATIVPGEGAVTVRWLPPYAWDTKTTGFVVTVPQLGRTITAAPSARSVTITGLTTMKPYTVSVQANSTIGLGRAVTATVVPRIHGQRIISAGRWDADTCTDLVTLSPTGVAYLYRGNCRGGFTGGPTVIGRGLQDERILIPHATPVPYSGENLFWSVNYDGTFREHAHTTMGRTDLDFTSAIATGWTGIATAFSPGDWSGDGEPDVMGITDNGDLYSYRHTNQDTLATGVRLGGGWGSYRQVLGAGDQNGDHHADILGLRPDGTLWLYPGNGRGGFARSGYQVASGFAGARTMLATDWNNDGRPDLLAVDSHGYLRFYSGNGHASFIYRGVIGTGWAGYL, translated from the coding sequence ATGTCGGTCAACAGGGGTCCCGCGCGCACCGGTGCCCGCGGCGCGGCGGCCTGGGGTCGCCGCGTTGCGGCGCTCGCCGTGGGCGCGCTGGCGGTCTTCCCGGTCGCTGCTGGCGCAAGTGTCGCCGCGGCGGCCGACCCGATGGGTCCGGTGCTGACGTCGGTGAGCGTCGACCCCGCGTCGCTCGGCCCGGACCAGGTCGGGCAGCTTCACTACACGGCCACCTCGGCTGACCCGCTTGCCCGGGTGAGCGTCAGGTACCAGAACTCGCCGGCGTTCCCGTTCACCTCCGACCCTGCTGCGACGCCGCCGCTGGATGGAACCATTCCCGTGTCCTTTCCGCAGGGCGCCCACAACGGGACGGTCGGTGTGGCGATGGTGGCACTCACCGACACGGCGGGCCGGACGTCGACGTGGGCCGCCAACGGCTCCGTGTCGTACGCGGGTGGGGCGTCCGGGCCGACGACGGCCTCGGTGTCCTTCGCGGCCGCAGCGGTGACGTTGGCCGGCTTCACGGAGGACGTGCAGCCGCCGGTGCTCACCGCGGTGAGGGTGGCCGGTCCTGCCGCCCTGACGGTCGGGGACACCTTGACCGTCCACTACGACGCCACCGACGCCAGCCTCCTGTCGAGGACGTCGGTGGCCTTGTACAACCAGTTGGCGAACAGCACCCGCGTCATCCGGCTCACCGCCCCGGACGCACCCGCCAGCGGCAACTGGACCGCCCCCATCGACAACTCCTGGGCGAACGGGGCGTGGCACGTCCAGACGGTTGCCCTGACGGACCGGTACAACCAGTCCGCTGTGTACAACGCGACCGGGACGGGCACGTACACCCCGGGCGGCGCCTTCAACCACACCGTCGACTTCTCCGGTGCGACGTTCAGCCTGTCAGGGTCGAGCGCCGACTACGAGCCGCCCGTCATCACCGCCATCGGCCCGGCACCCAAGCTCGCCGCAATGAACGGCACCCTGTCCATCCCGTTCACCGCCACCGACGCGAGCGGTGTCGTCGGCTACCTGGGCGTGCGCCTGACCAGCTCCTCCGGCCGCCAGTTCCTCCTGCAGGGATCCGACCTGCCCCTCAACGGCACCGTCACCGGCACCGTGACACCCACGCCCACGCCGGACTACGGCCCATTCACCGTGACGGACGTGTGGGTGCAGGACCGGGCAGGGGTCGAGCGGCACTACTACGCCAACGGGACCCAGACGGTCAACGGCGTCGCCGTCGACAACCACAGCCTCAACCTTGGCGCGCTCACCACCACCGTCACGGACCCGCCGATCATGCACTCGGCCACCATCGTCCCCGGCGAAGGGGCCGTCACGGTTCGCTGGCTCCCGCCCTACGCCTGGGACACCAAGACCACTGGCTTCGTGGTCACGGTGCCCCAGCTGGGCAGGACCATCACGGCGGCCCCGTCCGCACGATCGGTCACCATCACCGGGCTGACCACCATGAAGCCGTACACCGTGTCCGTCCAGGCGAACAGCACCATCGGGCTCGGTCGCGCAGTGACCGCGACGGTGGTGCCTCGCATCCACGGCCAACGCATCATCTCCGCCGGCCGATGGGACGCGGACACGTGCACCGACCTGGTCACCTTAAGCCCCACAGGGGTGGCCTACCTCTACCGGGGGAACTGTCGCGGAGGGTTCACGGGAGGACCAACGGTCATCGGGCGAGGGCTCCAGGACGAGCGGATCCTCATACCCCACGCCACCCCGGTCCCCTACAGCGGCGAGAACCTGTTCTGGTCCGTGAACTACGACGGCACCTTCCGGGAGCACGCCCACACCACCATGGGTCGCACAGACCTGGACTTCACGTCCGCGATCGCGACCGGCTGGACAGGGATCGCCACGGCGTTCTCCCCCGGAGACTGGTCCGGCGACGGGGAGCCTGACGTCATGGGCATCACGGACAACGGCGACCTGTACTCCTACCGGCACACCAACCAGGACACCCTCGCCACCGGCGTGCGCCTGGGCGGCGGATGGGGCAGCTACCGGCAGGTCCTCGGCGCCGGAGACCAGAACGGCGACCACCATGCCGACATCCTCGGACTACGACCCGACGGCACCCTGTGGCTGTACCCCGGCAACGGGCGCGGCGGCTTCGCCCGCAGCGGGTACCAGGTCGCGTCGGGGTTCGCCGGCGCACGCACCATGCTCGCGACCGACTGGAACAACGACGGCCGCCCCGACCTGCTCGCCGTGGACTCCCACGGCTACCTGCGCTTCTACAGCGGCAACGGCCACGCCAGCTTCATCTACCGCGGAGTCATCGGCACAGGCTGGGCCGGATACCTGTAA
- a CDS encoding pyruvate, water dikinase regulatory protein: MIPESDEPAAPTPVFFVAGGTGISAETLGNMMLQQFPSVSFTRRKIPFVTTVQQAQAVVAELDAAVTDSVVPLVFSTVSDEDIRAELQKTQCAFIDLFGSHLDTVERVLHVNATHGVGALHGVGDKGRYDARMKAIEFAMEHDDGASLRNLEQADLILVAPSRCGKTPTSMYLALQHGLKVANYPLVDEDFAAGGLPRPIQGLVDRCYGLLSTPARLSQVRGERRPGSTYASLAQCSFELRRAEALYRAHRIPAINSASMSVEEMAAVIMQTSRLDNLG; the protein is encoded by the coding sequence GTGATCCCGGAGTCCGACGAGCCAGCCGCCCCCACCCCGGTGTTCTTCGTCGCTGGCGGCACGGGGATCTCGGCCGAGACGCTCGGCAACATGATGCTGCAGCAGTTCCCCTCGGTCTCCTTCACGCGGCGCAAGATCCCGTTCGTCACGACCGTGCAGCAGGCCCAGGCGGTCGTCGCCGAGCTCGACGCAGCCGTGACGGACTCGGTGGTGCCCCTGGTGTTCTCCACCGTCTCGGACGAGGACATCCGCGCCGAGCTCCAGAAGACGCAGTGCGCCTTCATCGACCTGTTCGGCTCCCACCTCGACACCGTGGAGCGGGTGCTGCACGTCAACGCCACCCACGGGGTCGGGGCCCTGCACGGCGTCGGTGACAAGGGACGCTACGACGCCCGGATGAAGGCGATCGAGTTCGCCATGGAGCACGACGACGGGGCGAGCCTGCGCAACCTCGAGCAGGCGGACCTGATCCTCGTGGCGCCGTCGCGGTGCGGCAAGACCCCGACCTCGATGTACCTCGCCCTCCAGCACGGACTCAAGGTGGCGAACTACCCCCTGGTCGACGAGGACTTCGCCGCCGGCGGCCTCCCCCGTCCCATCCAGGGCCTGGTCGACCGCTGCTACGGGCTGCTCTCCACCCCGGCGCGACTCAGCCAGGTGAGGGGGGAGCGCCGGCCGGGATCGACGTATGCCAGTCTCGCCCAGTGCAGCTTCGAGCTGCGCCGGGCCGAGGCGCTCTATCGTGCGCATCGCATCCCCGCGATCAACTCCGCTTCGATGTCGGTCGAGGAGATGGCCGCGGTCATCATGCAGACCAGCCGCCTCGACAACCTCGGTTGA
- a CDS encoding ATP-binding protein encodes MRQRIRETVTANPRPLLSESARRTQRIRDECHIYAVHGLRVMGMDNSSLSRGLRPRFARALVEETLSDTPITVIQGARQVGKSTLARVVAGPQARVVSLDAAANYNAARTDPDAFVRQSDDLLVIDEIQRVPELIRAMKDAVEQTRRPGRFLITGSANLLEIPGTEESLAGRAETVVLYGLSQGELSGQREDFIDRLLSGDGKALGVRTGTLRRQDYLEILCAGSYPEPLTRQGRRRNAWFDNYIGRIMTRDVQDLSRLTHLDRLPDLVRLLAANTSGELVKARFAQDSGIPESSLPPYLELLETLYLIHQLPAWGEDLNKRVTGRPKVSLLDTGLAARLNHVTPAAMAPGSVSDAAGGLLESFVAAELRRQLVWAETSARLFHFRDRNGLEVDIVLESDDRRVAGVEMKAAGSVSGGDFKGLRFLRDKLKDRFSLGVVLHTGTEAVPFGDRLWALPYSALWT; translated from the coding sequence ATGCGGCAGCGAATCCGCGAGACAGTTACAGCGAATCCGCGACCCTTGTTAAGCGAATCCGCGAGACGAACTCAGCGAATCCGCGACGAGTGTCATATTTATGCAGTTCACGGGCTTAGAGTGATGGGTATGGATAATTCGAGCTTAAGCCGCGGCCTGAGGCCGCGGTTCGCGCGTGCCTTGGTTGAAGAGACATTGTCCGACACCCCGATCACCGTCATCCAGGGCGCGCGTCAGGTCGGGAAGAGCACGCTGGCGCGCGTTGTCGCGGGTCCGCAGGCCCGGGTCGTGAGCCTAGACGCAGCAGCCAACTACAACGCGGCACGCACGGACCCGGACGCGTTCGTCCGTCAGAGCGACGACCTTCTGGTGATCGACGAGATCCAGCGTGTGCCAGAGCTCATCAGGGCCATGAAGGACGCCGTCGAGCAGACCCGTCGTCCAGGGCGGTTCCTCATCACCGGTTCGGCGAACCTGCTGGAGATCCCCGGCACGGAGGAAAGCCTGGCGGGTCGGGCGGAGACCGTGGTGCTGTACGGCCTGAGTCAGGGCGAGCTGTCCGGGCAACGTGAGGACTTCATCGACCGGCTGCTGAGCGGGGATGGCAAGGCGCTCGGGGTCCGCACCGGGACGCTCAGGCGCCAGGACTACCTCGAGATCCTCTGCGCCGGGAGCTACCCGGAACCACTGACCCGGCAGGGTCGACGTCGTAACGCCTGGTTCGACAACTACATCGGCCGCATCATGACCCGTGACGTCCAGGACCTCAGCAGACTCACCCACCTCGACCGGCTACCAGACCTCGTGCGGCTGCTCGCTGCCAACACCTCCGGCGAGCTCGTCAAGGCGAGGTTCGCCCAGGACTCGGGGATACCCGAATCCAGCCTGCCGCCTTACCTGGAACTGCTGGAGACCCTGTACCTCATCCATCAGCTGCCAGCCTGGGGGGAAGACCTGAACAAACGCGTCACAGGCCGACCCAAGGTCTCCCTGCTCGACACCGGGCTTGCGGCACGGCTGAACCACGTCACGCCCGCAGCGATGGCGCCGGGCTCGGTCAGCGACGCAGCCGGCGGTCTGCTGGAGTCGTTCGTCGCAGCGGAACTTCGACGACAGCTGGTCTGGGCCGAGACCTCGGCACGCCTGTTCCACTTCCGTGACCGCAACGGGCTCGAGGTCGACATTGTCCTCGAAAGCGACGACCGCCGGGTCGCAGGTGTCGAGATGAAGGCAGCCGGCTCTGTCTCCGGCGGGGACTTCAAGGGTCTGCGCTTCCTGCGGGACAAGCTCAAGGACCGTTTCTCCCTCGGCGTTGTCCTGCATACCGGGACCGAAGCGGTCCCGTTCGGTGACCGGCTCTGGGCACTGCCCTACTCAGCGTTGTGGACCTGA
- a CDS encoding phosphatase PAP2 family protein codes for MNQLRHLDDQLLLSINSFARHTPALHGPLLAYAKYGVVLFGLLLLLALVAARHRSSRALAATGWAALAMLLGLALNQPLGHVFAERRPYATHPGILRLADVTTDFSFPSDHAVMAGAVAAGLLLAHRRLGAVAVAAALLMAFARVYIAAHYPWDVLGGLAFGALVAVVGWLVLRVPLTALTAWVRRLPGVRTVFGEPVVEPVSGS; via the coding sequence GTGAACCAGCTCCGCCACCTCGATGACCAGCTCCTGCTGTCCATCAACTCCTTCGCCCGCCACACTCCGGCCCTGCACGGCCCCCTGCTCGCGTACGCCAAGTACGGCGTGGTCCTGTTCGGACTGCTGCTGCTGCTCGCTCTGGTGGCGGCCCGGCACCGGTCGTCGCGCGCGCTGGCCGCCACCGGATGGGCGGCGCTGGCGATGCTGCTGGGTCTGGCCCTGAACCAGCCGCTGGGGCACGTCTTCGCTGAACGGCGTCCGTACGCCACCCACCCCGGGATCCTTCGCCTGGCCGACGTGACCACCGACTTCTCCTTCCCCTCCGACCACGCTGTGATGGCTGGCGCCGTCGCCGCGGGGCTCCTGCTGGCGCACCGCCGCCTCGGCGCCGTCGCGGTCGCCGCGGCGCTGTTGATGGCGTTCGCGCGGGTGTACATCGCCGCGCACTACCCCTGGGACGTCCTGGGCGGTCTCGCCTTCGGAGCGCTCGTCGCGGTCGTCGGGTGGCTCGTCCTGCGCGTGCCGCTGACCGCCCTGACCGCCTGGGTGCGCCGCCTGCCAGGCGTGCGGACGGTGTTCGGGGAGCCAGTCGTCGAGCCGGTCTCCGGGTCGTAG
- the tadA gene encoding tRNA adenosine(34) deaminase TadA: MGHALDLAAAAARDGDVPVGAIVVSPAGEVLGEGRNLREVEGDPTAHAEVVALRAAARALGQWRLEDCTLVVTLEPCPMCAGALMLSRISRLVLGAWDPKLGATGSVWDLVRDRRATHRVEVIGGVREAECSQVLLAFFEQHRATGAMPAHHSEHHSEQGAGA; the protein is encoded by the coding sequence ATGGGGCACGCGCTCGACCTCGCTGCCGCTGCGGCCCGCGACGGCGACGTGCCGGTGGGCGCCATCGTCGTCTCACCGGCCGGAGAGGTCCTCGGCGAGGGGCGCAACCTGCGCGAGGTCGAGGGCGACCCGACGGCCCACGCCGAGGTGGTCGCCCTGCGCGCCGCGGCGCGCGCGCTGGGGCAGTGGCGGCTGGAGGACTGCACCCTAGTCGTCACGCTGGAGCCCTGCCCCATGTGTGCGGGGGCGCTGATGCTGTCGCGGATCTCGCGCCTGGTGCTCGGCGCCTGGGATCCCAAGCTCGGAGCGACGGGCTCGGTCTGGGATCTGGTCCGGGACCGCCGCGCGACACACCGGGTCGAGGTCATCGGTGGCGTGCGTGAGGCAGAGTGCTCTCAGGTCCTTCTGGCATTCTTCGAGCAGCACAGAGCGACCGGGGCAATGCCGGCGCACCACAGTGAGCATCACAGTGAGCAGGGAGCTGGCGCGTGA
- a CDS encoding MFS transporter gives MTIEGPARPASARLTAWRFVVVFGLVSLFTDMVYEGARSIIGPYLATLGASAAVVGVVAGAGDFIGYGLRVASGYLVSRSRHYWAWTITGYALTALSVPLIGASHALVPALLLYGTERLGKAVRSPAKDTLLSHASTRTGRGTAFGVHQAMDQFGAMAGPLLLAAVLATSGGNYRLAFGVLAVPGLVVLALLAWLRSRVPDPSSYEEVAAAGSYEEVAAEPLDDRDATTTVPESDPSVATTSAQTRRRLPNLLWQYVAAVGVLSVGVAPFPLLALHAQGSGLLTAPQVPVLFAVAMAVDGITGLVAGPTYDRAGPGVLLVVPVAAGVAAISFGGSAVLVWVGVGVWGLVNGVLDSVVKAVVTQLVGPGSRAAAFGWLALVRGLGLLLAGALIGVAYEHGPGTAAVLVVVVNALGLLVLAKVLR, from the coding sequence GTGACCATCGAGGGGCCAGCCCGCCCCGCGTCCGCGCGGCTCACCGCGTGGCGATTCGTTGTCGTGTTCGGGTTGGTGAGCTTGTTCACCGACATGGTCTACGAGGGCGCACGCAGCATCATCGGTCCCTACCTGGCGACCCTGGGCGCTTCGGCCGCTGTGGTCGGGGTGGTCGCTGGAGCAGGTGACTTCATCGGGTATGGGCTGAGGGTGGCGTCCGGGTACCTCGTGTCCCGGAGCCGGCACTACTGGGCATGGACCATCACCGGGTATGCGCTGACTGCGCTCAGCGTCCCCCTGATCGGCGCTTCCCATGCCCTGGTCCCAGCCCTGCTTCTGTACGGGACTGAGCGGCTTGGCAAGGCGGTCAGGTCGCCGGCGAAAGACACGCTGCTGTCGCATGCGTCGACCCGGACCGGACGCGGCACCGCTTTCGGGGTCCACCAGGCGATGGACCAGTTCGGGGCGATGGCGGGGCCGCTACTGCTGGCGGCGGTTCTTGCCACGAGCGGGGGGAACTACCGGCTCGCGTTCGGGGTACTGGCGGTCCCGGGTCTGGTTGTCCTGGCGTTGCTCGCCTGGTTGCGGTCCCGCGTCCCGGATCCGAGTTCGTACGAAGAAGTCGCCGCCGCTGGTTCGTACGAAGAAGTCGCCGCTGAGCCCCTCGATGACCGGGACGCGACCACGACCGTCCCCGAGTCCGACCCGTCGGTGGCCACCACCAGCGCGCAGACGCGACGCCGCCTACCGAACCTGTTGTGGCAGTACGTGGCCGCGGTCGGCGTGCTGTCGGTGGGCGTGGCCCCCTTCCCACTGCTGGCGCTGCACGCGCAGGGCAGTGGGCTGTTGACCGCGCCGCAGGTTCCCGTGCTGTTCGCGGTCGCGATGGCGGTCGACGGGATCACCGGGCTGGTCGCCGGACCCACCTACGACCGGGCCGGACCCGGCGTGCTCCTCGTGGTCCCGGTTGCTGCGGGGGTCGCAGCCATCTCGTTCGGCGGGTCGGCGGTCTTGGTGTGGGTTGGTGTCGGCGTCTGGGGGCTGGTCAACGGCGTCCTCGACTCAGTCGTCAAGGCGGTCGTGACCCAGCTTGTCGGACCAGGCTCCAGGGCGGCGGCGTTCGGGTGGCTGGCCCTGGTGCGCGGACTCGGGTTGCTGCTCGCTGGAGCATTGATCGGAGTGGCATACGAGCACGGCCCCGGCACCGCCGCCGTGCTGGTCGTGGTGGTCAACGCACTCGGCCTGCTCGTGCTGGCCAAGGTCCTGCGCTGA